GGCtgaagaaaaaggggaaaaaaccatgtatatataaaaatttagtgtATATATTTGGAGAGATTAAACAAAATAACagcacaaaataaaaacaaaagacaaATACTTGGAATAACTATTTATCATTAGGTTTGAAATCCTTAAGGTTATCATTTTAAGCAAACAGAATATTAATAGAGTCAAAGTCAGACCAAATTATGTGATAATTCCACAACTTACCAAGACATACCAATTATTCGACAAAATGCCTCTACCAACAAAACATAAAGAGCAACAATTGGAAACCaacctagaagagaaaagtgCCCAAACCTTGGTTCCAGGAAAGGATTGGTGAAGTTCCTCCTCGGGTATAATAACGGGCCACTTCTCGCCTGCTTCACGGAACATTTGCTCAGTCTCAAGCATCTGACCTTTCTCGAGGATCATGGTCCTAATGGTTTGAGCAGGAGTGGAAGTGGCATCAAAAGCTTCTTCCACTCCGTTGACGAAAGTAACGGTGATTTGGGGCGGGTGATCGTCGGTTCGGCGCTTGACCTGAAGTTGGCAGGCGGGGTTGGACTCTTTAGCTTTGCGGGCGTTGCACTGGGCTAAGAATTCCATGCATGAAGCTATGCGTGGGTCCA
The genomic region above belongs to Gossypium hirsutum isolate 1008001.06 chromosome D05, Gossypium_hirsutum_v2.1, whole genome shotgun sequence and contains:
- the LOC107905190 gene encoding uncharacterized protein isoform X2; the protein is MLKFLSKVKIEFNALDPRIASCMEFLAQCNARKAKESNPACQLQVKRRTDDHPPQITVTFVNGVEEAFDATSTPAQTIRTMILEKGQMLETEQMFREAGEKWPVIIPEEELHQSFPGTKPRKAEEKKQ
- the LOC107905190 gene encoding uncharacterized protein isoform X1, whose product is MLKFLSKVKIEFNALDPRIASCMEFLAQCNARKAKESNPACQLQVKRRTDDHPPQITVTFVNGVEEAFDATSTPAQTIRTMILEKGQMLETEQMFREAGEKWPVIIPEEELHQSFPGTKVWALFSSSQGKQKRRSSNANLSDHFTGSHFGRS